In Apodemus sylvaticus chromosome 8, mApoSyl1.1, whole genome shotgun sequence, one genomic interval encodes:
- the C8H8orf58 gene encoding uncharacterized protein C8orf58 homolog isoform X2 → MLSRRRVFAVERLGGRDGAFEDLAQGCVVPGVTCTYRRIPDKTHGCSLDFREGQNELRGLERQMPLLKLASQDSGMEMVVGDSSLATLSGLSQDSLNLEPMGSPELPPAQLDRLLARQKLEQVLERSREFPSLSGRRGPLQLLNRPVGGVPVFVGEQESTEADTELEAGLEEAKEVGNMESGACTCLPGQGLRYLEHLCLVLEQMARLQQLYLQLQSQRPSRPRLSSESLLAPSRLSQEPEEEELAPALSSSHIPDNKVQGHREELSQTKDPEGAEAASFPEVGVIVASPSGLPEALLEPTHILPPSQGHKDLSHWDKVKVLLNRIRWRSPRLPEPPVPPDSSRPRMEFRTLSERTPCHSQRKTFIPTLVVKKPRVKNLSV, encoded by the exons ATGCTGAGCCGGCGCCGCGTCTTTGCCGTGGAGCGACTTGGCGGCCGGG ATGGGGCCTTTGAAGACCTGGCACAAGGCTGTGTGGTGCCAGGAGTCACTTGCACATACAGACGGATACCAGACAAAACTCACGGGTGTTCATTGGACTTCAGGGAGGGACAGAATGAACTGAGAGGTCTGGAGAGACAGATGCCACTTCTGAAATTGGCTTCCCAGGACTCAGGCATGGAGATGGTGGTTGGGGACAGCTCCTTGGCTACCTTATCAGGACTTTCTCAAGATTCTCTAAACCTTGAGCCCATGGGGAGCCCTGAGCTGCCTCCTGCCCAGCTAGACCGACTGCTGGCCAGACAGAAGCTggaacaggtgctggagagatctCGAGAGTTTCCCAGCTTGTCTGGGCGGCGTGGCCCCCTGCAGCTGCTGAACAGGCCTGTAGGTGGAGTGCCCGTCTTTGTAGGAGAACAGGAGTCCACGGAGGCAGACACTGAGTTAGAGGCTGGTCTGGAAGAAGCAAAGGAG GTTGGTAACATGGAGTCTGGAGCCTGTACCTGCCTTCCAGGTCAGGGATTGCGTTACCTGGAACACCTGTGCCTTGTGCTGGAGCAGATGGCGAGGCTCCAGCAGCTATACCTGCAGCTGCAGAGCCAGAGACCCTCTAGG CCTCGGCTTTCGAGTGAGTCTCTGCTTGCACCATCTCGCCTGTCTCAGGAGCCTGAGGAGGAAGAACTGGCTCCAGCTCTTTCATCATCGCATATCCCAGACAATAAGGTCCAGGGGCACAGAGAAGAGCTGAGCCAGACGAAGGACCCAG AAGGTGCAGAGGCAGCTTCGTTCCCGGAGGTGGGGGTGATTGTCGCCAGCCCCTCCGGCCTGCCAGAGGCCTTGCTGGAACCAACCCACATCCTTCCTCCATCCCAGGGACACAAG GATCTTTCCCACTGGGATAAGGTCAAGGTTCTGCTCAACCGCATCCGCTGGAGGAGCCCTCGACTTCCCGAGCCTCCTGTTCCCCCTGATAGTTCTAGACCCAG GATGGAGTTCAGGACCCTCTCTGAAAGGACTCCGTGCCATTCCCAGCGGAAGACCTTTATTCCAACATTGGTGGTTAAGAAGCCACGAGTGAAAAATCTTTCTGTATGA
- the C8H8orf58 gene encoding uncharacterized protein C8orf58 homolog isoform X1 codes for MLSRRRVFAVERLGGRDGAFEDLAQGCVVPGVTCTYRRIPDKTHGCSLDFREGQNELRGLERQMPLLKLASQDSGMEMVVGDSSLATLSGLSQDSLNLEPMGSPELPPAQLDRLLARQKLEQVLERSREFPSLSGRRGPLQLLNRPVGGVPVFVGEQESTEADTELEAGLEEAKEVGNMESGACTCLPGQGLRYLEHLCLVLEQMARLQQLYLQLQSQRPSRPRLSSESLLAPSRLSQEPEEEELAPALSSSHIPDNKVQGHREELSQTKDPEGAEAASFPEVGVIVASPSGLPEALLEPTHILPPSQGHKQDLSHWDKVKVLLNRIRWRSPRLPEPPVPPDSSRPRMEFRTLSERTPCHSQRKTFIPTLVVKKPRVKNLSV; via the exons ATGCTGAGCCGGCGCCGCGTCTTTGCCGTGGAGCGACTTGGCGGCCGGG ATGGGGCCTTTGAAGACCTGGCACAAGGCTGTGTGGTGCCAGGAGTCACTTGCACATACAGACGGATACCAGACAAAACTCACGGGTGTTCATTGGACTTCAGGGAGGGACAGAATGAACTGAGAGGTCTGGAGAGACAGATGCCACTTCTGAAATTGGCTTCCCAGGACTCAGGCATGGAGATGGTGGTTGGGGACAGCTCCTTGGCTACCTTATCAGGACTTTCTCAAGATTCTCTAAACCTTGAGCCCATGGGGAGCCCTGAGCTGCCTCCTGCCCAGCTAGACCGACTGCTGGCCAGACAGAAGCTggaacaggtgctggagagatctCGAGAGTTTCCCAGCTTGTCTGGGCGGCGTGGCCCCCTGCAGCTGCTGAACAGGCCTGTAGGTGGAGTGCCCGTCTTTGTAGGAGAACAGGAGTCCACGGAGGCAGACACTGAGTTAGAGGCTGGTCTGGAAGAAGCAAAGGAG GTTGGTAACATGGAGTCTGGAGCCTGTACCTGCCTTCCAGGTCAGGGATTGCGTTACCTGGAACACCTGTGCCTTGTGCTGGAGCAGATGGCGAGGCTCCAGCAGCTATACCTGCAGCTGCAGAGCCAGAGACCCTCTAGG CCTCGGCTTTCGAGTGAGTCTCTGCTTGCACCATCTCGCCTGTCTCAGGAGCCTGAGGAGGAAGAACTGGCTCCAGCTCTTTCATCATCGCATATCCCAGACAATAAGGTCCAGGGGCACAGAGAAGAGCTGAGCCAGACGAAGGACCCAG AAGGTGCAGAGGCAGCTTCGTTCCCGGAGGTGGGGGTGATTGTCGCCAGCCCCTCCGGCCTGCCAGAGGCCTTGCTGGAACCAACCCACATCCTTCCTCCATCCCAGGGACACAAG CAGGATCTTTCCCACTGGGATAAGGTCAAGGTTCTGCTCAACCGCATCCGCTGGAGGAGCCCTCGACTTCCCGAGCCTCCTGTTCCCCCTGATAGTTCTAGACCCAG GATGGAGTTCAGGACCCTCTCTGAAAGGACTCCGTGCCATTCCCAGCGGAAGACCTTTATTCCAACATTGGTGGTTAAGAAGCCACGAGTGAAAAATCTTTCTGTATGA
- the C8H8orf58 gene encoding uncharacterized protein C8orf58 homolog isoform X4, with the protein MLSRRRVFAVERLGGRDGAFEDLAQGCVVPGVTCTYRRIPDKTHGCSLDFREGQNELRGLERQMPLLKLASQDSGMEMVVGDSSLATLSGLSQDSLNLEPMGSPELPPAQLDRLLARQKLEQVLERSREFPSLSGRRGPLQLLNRPVGGVPVFVGEQESTEADTELEAGLEEAKEVGNMESGACTCLPGQGLRYLEHLCLVLEQMARLQQLYLQLQSQRPSREPEEEELAPALSSSHIPDNKVQGHREELSQTKDPEGAEAASFPEVGVIVASPSGLPEALLEPTHILPPSQGHKDLSHWDKVKVLLNRIRWRSPRLPEPPVPPDSSRPRMEFRTLSERTPCHSQRKTFIPTLVVKKPRVKNLSV; encoded by the exons ATGCTGAGCCGGCGCCGCGTCTTTGCCGTGGAGCGACTTGGCGGCCGGG ATGGGGCCTTTGAAGACCTGGCACAAGGCTGTGTGGTGCCAGGAGTCACTTGCACATACAGACGGATACCAGACAAAACTCACGGGTGTTCATTGGACTTCAGGGAGGGACAGAATGAACTGAGAGGTCTGGAGAGACAGATGCCACTTCTGAAATTGGCTTCCCAGGACTCAGGCATGGAGATGGTGGTTGGGGACAGCTCCTTGGCTACCTTATCAGGACTTTCTCAAGATTCTCTAAACCTTGAGCCCATGGGGAGCCCTGAGCTGCCTCCTGCCCAGCTAGACCGACTGCTGGCCAGACAGAAGCTggaacaggtgctggagagatctCGAGAGTTTCCCAGCTTGTCTGGGCGGCGTGGCCCCCTGCAGCTGCTGAACAGGCCTGTAGGTGGAGTGCCCGTCTTTGTAGGAGAACAGGAGTCCACGGAGGCAGACACTGAGTTAGAGGCTGGTCTGGAAGAAGCAAAGGAG GTTGGTAACATGGAGTCTGGAGCCTGTACCTGCCTTCCAGGTCAGGGATTGCGTTACCTGGAACACCTGTGCCTTGTGCTGGAGCAGATGGCGAGGCTCCAGCAGCTATACCTGCAGCTGCAGAGCCAGAGACCCTCTAGG GAGCCTGAGGAGGAAGAACTGGCTCCAGCTCTTTCATCATCGCATATCCCAGACAATAAGGTCCAGGGGCACAGAGAAGAGCTGAGCCAGACGAAGGACCCAG AAGGTGCAGAGGCAGCTTCGTTCCCGGAGGTGGGGGTGATTGTCGCCAGCCCCTCCGGCCTGCCAGAGGCCTTGCTGGAACCAACCCACATCCTTCCTCCATCCCAGGGACACAAG GATCTTTCCCACTGGGATAAGGTCAAGGTTCTGCTCAACCGCATCCGCTGGAGGAGCCCTCGACTTCCCGAGCCTCCTGTTCCCCCTGATAGTTCTAGACCCAG GATGGAGTTCAGGACCCTCTCTGAAAGGACTCCGTGCCATTCCCAGCGGAAGACCTTTATTCCAACATTGGTGGTTAAGAAGCCACGAGTGAAAAATCTTTCTGTATGA
- the C8H8orf58 gene encoding uncharacterized protein C8orf58 homolog isoform X3 has translation MLSRRRVFAVERLGGRDGAFEDLAQGCVVPGVTCTYRRIPDKTHGCSLDFREGQNELRGLERQMPLLKLASQDSGMEMVVGDSSLATLSGLSQDSLNLEPMGSPELPPAQLDRLLARQKLEQVLERSREFPSLSGRRGPLQLLNRPVGGVPVFVGEQESTEADTELEAGLEEAKEVGNMESGACTCLPGQGLRYLEHLCLVLEQMARLQQLYLQLQSQRPSREPEEEELAPALSSSHIPDNKVQGHREELSQTKDPEGAEAASFPEVGVIVASPSGLPEALLEPTHILPPSQGHKQDLSHWDKVKVLLNRIRWRSPRLPEPPVPPDSSRPRMEFRTLSERTPCHSQRKTFIPTLVVKKPRVKNLSV, from the exons ATGCTGAGCCGGCGCCGCGTCTTTGCCGTGGAGCGACTTGGCGGCCGGG ATGGGGCCTTTGAAGACCTGGCACAAGGCTGTGTGGTGCCAGGAGTCACTTGCACATACAGACGGATACCAGACAAAACTCACGGGTGTTCATTGGACTTCAGGGAGGGACAGAATGAACTGAGAGGTCTGGAGAGACAGATGCCACTTCTGAAATTGGCTTCCCAGGACTCAGGCATGGAGATGGTGGTTGGGGACAGCTCCTTGGCTACCTTATCAGGACTTTCTCAAGATTCTCTAAACCTTGAGCCCATGGGGAGCCCTGAGCTGCCTCCTGCCCAGCTAGACCGACTGCTGGCCAGACAGAAGCTggaacaggtgctggagagatctCGAGAGTTTCCCAGCTTGTCTGGGCGGCGTGGCCCCCTGCAGCTGCTGAACAGGCCTGTAGGTGGAGTGCCCGTCTTTGTAGGAGAACAGGAGTCCACGGAGGCAGACACTGAGTTAGAGGCTGGTCTGGAAGAAGCAAAGGAG GTTGGTAACATGGAGTCTGGAGCCTGTACCTGCCTTCCAGGTCAGGGATTGCGTTACCTGGAACACCTGTGCCTTGTGCTGGAGCAGATGGCGAGGCTCCAGCAGCTATACCTGCAGCTGCAGAGCCAGAGACCCTCTAGG GAGCCTGAGGAGGAAGAACTGGCTCCAGCTCTTTCATCATCGCATATCCCAGACAATAAGGTCCAGGGGCACAGAGAAGAGCTGAGCCAGACGAAGGACCCAG AAGGTGCAGAGGCAGCTTCGTTCCCGGAGGTGGGGGTGATTGTCGCCAGCCCCTCCGGCCTGCCAGAGGCCTTGCTGGAACCAACCCACATCCTTCCTCCATCCCAGGGACACAAG CAGGATCTTTCCCACTGGGATAAGGTCAAGGTTCTGCTCAACCGCATCCGCTGGAGGAGCCCTCGACTTCCCGAGCCTCCTGTTCCCCCTGATAGTTCTAGACCCAG GATGGAGTTCAGGACCCTCTCTGAAAGGACTCCGTGCCATTCCCAGCGGAAGACCTTTATTCCAACATTGGTGGTTAAGAAGCCACGAGTGAAAAATCTTTCTGTATGA